A region from the Pseudomonas sp. KU26590 genome encodes:
- a CDS encoding glycosyltransferase: MNSAPLVSLVIPAYNPRFFQRALLDALAQTYRPLEVVVCDDSQTDEIQRIVETYLDSSAVTLRYVRNPKRQGFVGNLLVCLDEAQGEYIKFFCDDDRLFPAAVARQASVLIEHEDVSLVLAQRYFCDPQDIQLPVRIENAPLAESSSVFYGADLLSVFDISPTNFLGGLSSSLMRRSDVQVILPALREVGDGFTALMDFVLYVCLLKRGNMVMLNDVLSAERLHPDRLSRQQWVKDLITDERQWLGKMLKARTGENAPEYGWVRFVPLTEALEQPRVWQELPLSRMLGDRQASLPWRVGTDSESFAELYQQWLSFRTLFGADRLRVADNVATWPSQPKMVAVVLDEHASTAGVALTLASLDAQLYAAELTLVLSSACEAPVLDGRVFTLPLQPDWLAQLNDLLPQLDRGDWCYLLRAGDRLTDCALLILAERAAHSPDVLCLYGDEGALHEGESAEPVFRPDFNLDLLRSYPYVGRVLAFQIDALVRVGGFDSAYGELAPHDAIWRLTETHGVVVQHVSEILVESQFPFQAWLALPEVMAQNAPVLGAHLQRMGIAHQLHEVQGQWLNHVDYLSDERPLVSIIVVHQDQLAALQRCVESLLSKTTYDHFEVLIVDCASQHPEARSWLADMQQIGGDKLRVLHYEGQGNGADVRNFAAAHARGEHLLMLSIYAVVADSTWLGELVNHARRDEVGVVGAKLFTPEGYILQAGLILGYHGPAGPAFFGEPLHASGHLLRLQAAQDLSAVGGHCLLVRRALFEQLGGLNSTEFSGSLSEVDFCLRVRESGHLVVWAPRAVLAIGASTPAEQVRDKQSQVDDQHAFYKRWLPILARDPAYNPNLRLTGSFYSLEPGLKKGWNPYSSRRLPNVLAIPVNSTAVGHYRVSQPFLELEADGRIGGRMSYDLPSIIDLERQSPDVIIVQCRYSQNSIDQVASLKAYSNARRIYELDDYVISVPKKNGHLRSMPGNMEAMVRLGTSLCDRVVVSTVTLADALSGMHHDIRVVPNMLASQLWTGLRSQRRTSKKPRVGWGGGTSHAGDLEIIAEVVRELADEVEWVFFGMCPASLRPYVHEFHPSVGLLAYPAKLAALNLDLALAPLEHHIFNDCKSNLRLLEYGACGYPVICTDTRAYDGYLPCTRVMTNSTAEWLDAIRMHLADPDASYRMGDELKEVVMRDYVLRGDNLQHWVNGWLAD; this comes from the coding sequence GTGAATTCAGCTCCCCTCGTCAGCCTCGTCATTCCCGCCTACAACCCGCGCTTTTTCCAGCGAGCCCTGCTGGACGCACTGGCCCAGACCTATCGGCCCCTTGAAGTGGTGGTCTGCGACGACAGCCAGACCGACGAAATCCAGCGCATCGTCGAAACATACCTCGACTCAAGCGCGGTTACCCTGCGTTACGTGCGCAACCCCAAGCGTCAGGGATTCGTCGGCAACCTGCTGGTGTGCCTGGACGAGGCGCAGGGCGAATACATCAAGTTTTTCTGCGATGACGATCGCCTGTTTCCGGCGGCCGTCGCGCGTCAGGCCAGCGTGCTCATCGAACATGAAGACGTCAGCCTGGTGCTGGCGCAGCGTTATTTCTGCGATCCCCAGGACATTCAGTTGCCGGTGCGCATCGAGAATGCGCCGCTGGCTGAATCCAGCTCGGTGTTCTACGGCGCGGACCTGCTCTCGGTATTCGATATTTCACCGACCAACTTTCTCGGCGGGCTCAGCAGCTCATTGATGCGTCGCAGCGACGTGCAGGTGATTCTGCCGGCGCTCCGCGAAGTCGGCGACGGCTTCACCGCGCTGATGGATTTCGTGCTCTACGTTTGCCTGCTCAAGCGCGGCAACATGGTCATGCTCAACGACGTGCTCAGCGCCGAGCGCCTGCACCCGGACCGCTTGAGCCGCCAGCAGTGGGTCAAGGACCTGATCACCGACGAGCGTCAATGGCTGGGCAAGATGCTCAAGGCGCGGACCGGCGAAAACGCTCCCGAATACGGCTGGGTTCGCTTCGTGCCGCTGACCGAGGCGCTGGAGCAGCCTCGCGTCTGGCAAGAGCTGCCGCTCAGCCGGATGCTCGGTGATCGTCAAGCCTCATTGCCGTGGCGGGTCGGCACCGACAGCGAAAGCTTTGCCGAGCTGTACCAGCAGTGGTTGAGCTTCCGCACCCTGTTTGGCGCCGATCGGCTGCGCGTAGCGGATAACGTCGCCACTTGGCCGTCGCAGCCGAAGATGGTCGCGGTGGTGCTCGACGAACACGCCAGCACCGCCGGGGTGGCGCTGACCCTGGCCAGTCTCGACGCGCAGTTGTATGCCGCTGAATTGACCCTGGTGCTGTCCAGTGCCTGCGAAGCGCCCGTGCTGGATGGCCGCGTGTTCACCTTGCCGCTGCAGCCCGACTGGCTGGCGCAACTCAATGACCTGTTGCCCCAGCTTGATCGCGGCGATTGGTGCTACCTGCTGCGGGCGGGGGACCGGCTCACCGATTGTGCGTTGCTGATCCTCGCCGAACGCGCGGCCCACTCGCCGGACGTGCTGTGCCTTTACGGCGACGAAGGCGCGCTGCATGAAGGCGAATCCGCCGAGCCGGTGTTTCGCCCCGACTTCAACCTCGACCTGCTGCGCAGTTATCCCTACGTCGGCCGGGTGCTGGCGTTTCAGATCGACGCGCTGGTCAGGGTCGGTGGTTTCGATTCCGCTTACGGCGAACTCGCGCCCCACGACGCGATCTGGCGCCTGACCGAAACCCACGGCGTGGTGGTTCAGCACGTTTCGGAAATCCTCGTCGAGTCGCAGTTCCCGTTTCAGGCGTGGCTGGCGCTGCCAGAGGTCATGGCGCAAAACGCCCCGGTGCTCGGCGCGCATCTGCAGCGCATGGGCATCGCTCATCAGCTGCACGAGGTGCAAGGGCAGTGGCTCAATCACGTGGATTACCTGAGTGACGAGCGTCCGCTGGTGTCGATCATCGTCGTCCATCAGGACCAGTTGGCGGCGTTGCAGCGCTGCGTCGAGTCGCTGCTGTCTAAAACCACTTACGATCACTTCGAAGTGCTGATCGTCGACTGCGCCAGTCAACATCCGGAAGCTCGGTCCTGGCTGGCGGACATGCAGCAGATCGGCGGCGACAAGCTGCGCGTGCTGCATTACGAAGGGCAGGGCAACGGCGCCGACGTGCGCAATTTCGCCGCTGCCCACGCGCGGGGCGAGCACCTGCTGATGCTCAGTATTTATGCAGTTGTTGCCGACTCCACGTGGCTGGGCGAACTGGTCAATCACGCGCGGCGGGACGAAGTGGGCGTGGTCGGCGCGAAGCTGTTCACCCCCGAAGGCTACATCCTCCAGGCCGGGCTGATTCTCGGTTACCACGGCCCGGCCGGCCCTGCGTTTTTTGGCGAGCCACTGCACGCCTCCGGTCATCTGTTGCGGTTGCAGGCGGCCCAGGACCTGAGCGCGGTAGGCGGTCACTGCCTGTTGGTGCGCCGCGCCTTGTTCGAGCAGCTCGGCGGCCTGAACAGCACCGAGTTCAGCGGCAGCCTGAGCGAAGTGGATTTTTGCCTGCGGGTGAGGGAGTCCGGCCATTTGGTGGTCTGGGCACCGCGTGCCGTGCTGGCAATCGGCGCCTCGACACCGGCGGAACAGGTGCGCGATAAACAATCCCAGGTTGACGATCAGCACGCCTTCTACAAACGCTGGCTGCCGATCCTCGCCCGTGACCCGGCCTACAACCCCAATCTGCGCCTGACCGGTTCGTTCTACAGCCTGGAACCGGGCCTTAAAAAAGGCTGGAATCCCTATTCATCGCGGCGTCTGCCGAATGTGCTGGCAATCCCGGTCAACAGCACGGCGGTGGGTCACTACCGCGTGTCCCAGCCGTTTCTGGAGCTGGAGGCCGACGGCCGGATCGGAGGGAGGATGAGCTACGACCTGCCATCGATCATTGATCTGGAGCGTCAGTCGCCGGACGTGATTATCGTGCAGTGCCGCTACAGTCAGAATTCCATTGATCAGGTCGCCAGCCTCAAGGCGTACTCCAACGCCCGGCGCATTTACGAGCTGGACGACTACGTGATCAGCGTGCCGAAAAAGAACGGCCACTTGCGCAGCATGCCGGGGAACATGGAAGCGATGGTGCGTCTGGGCACCAGCCTGTGTGATCGGGTGGTGGTCTCGACCGTGACGCTGGCCGATGCGCTGTCGGGGATGCACCACGACATCCGCGTTGTTCCGAACATGCTCGCTTCGCAGCTCTGGACCGGCCTGCGCAGCCAGCGCCGCACCTCGAAAAAGCCTCGGGTTGGTTGGGGCGGCGGGACCAGCCATGCCGGCGATCTGGAAATCATCGCTGAGGTGGTGCGCGAACTGGCCGATGAGGTCGAGTGGGTGTTCTTCGGCATGTGCCCTGCGTCGCTGCGCCCGTACGTGCACGAGTTTCATCCGTCAGTGGGCTTGCTGGCCTATCCGGCCAAACTGGCGGCGTTGAACCTCGACCTCGCGCTGGCGCCGCTGGAGCACCACATCTTCAACGACTGCAAAAGCAACCTGCGGCTGCTGGAATACGGGGCCTGCGGCTACCCGGTGATCTGCACCGACACCCGGGCTTACGACGGTTACCTGCCGTGCACCCGCGTGATGACCAACAGCACCGCCGAATGGCTGGACGCGATCCGCATGCACCTGGCCGACCCGGACGCCAGCTACCGCATGGGCGATGAGCTGAAAGAAGTGGTCATGCGCGACTACGTCCTGCGCGGCGACAACCTTCAACACTGGGTCAACGGCTGGCTGGCGGATTAA
- a CDS encoding glycosyltransferase family 2 protein produces MPLDAQLTLVVLTHDRPARLRRTLQYYSSLAAHVLVLDASLQSAADIAALFPQVDYRHVPQFAETGVQSRIAHGVTQVATPFMAFVGDGDFLMHDALAQSVEFLATHPDYGLCHGYCLMYQAHGDKVEYFRRDKKGQEDFAADNSDERVLSFMDHYIPPFYAVTRTALLQQWFGALPQGISGELQEFGHAYFLLSAAKARILPIPYVVRELNHRLSDRPTHMLKKLSDSDPSAVLERHEFAGFLADLTTAAGDLNAADGTEQVKRAYSSLQDCLEDQRSLGLTSIVLSRWNDVFKPADRQFGPRQFVEMPFYNQAFFDVLTEIEFLIHALPAGKLQMEQLEGTWVQHEVLLRAHGNDNPETIANRMWEAMALNIFNPHIVEPLAGLMARQGDPEEAAQMSRWLERLNSVHRQDHRVTLADMPSGQLLQWLNARQPSPGDAQAVLNRIDSLGGGPQFGILLLDLNDDMNKLQVTLDSLVEGHCKTFKVVVFTTGEPPAATSAQNTLHFVKVSKSNWVDKVNQIARQSTCNWLMLAEVGDAFTEGGLLRASLELQAAPECRAVFADEVQREASGALTHVMRPGFNLDLLLSNPTLMSRHWLVRRDVLVEAGGYSADFAQAAEFELLLRIIEQGGMGWLAHLDEPLLITDAQPLEENPQQRLALTRHLSNRGFKAQISPAAPGAWRIDYRHIQRPLVSILVHGVDDLPVLQRCLASVLLRTRYANYEVLIADDHSVSADLSEWLGRQHKGRVRVIAMDQPLSQSALINALREQATGEYLALLSAHGEVISPNWIDALLNQAMRPEVGVVGAKLIERDGTVSQAGLILGMNGGVGSAFVGEAKDAAGYMSRLLLDQNYSAVSDACLMVRSALFDDVGGMDQGYFSDAFADVDLCLKVAQAGYLTVWTPYVQLVHPGSLPDAPQTLAALQNKWSGAFAQDLAYNKNLQLNGKGFTLAQADGSSWAELLA; encoded by the coding sequence ATGCCGCTCGATGCCCAACTGACTCTTGTGGTTCTCACCCATGACCGGCCTGCACGCCTGCGCCGGACATTGCAGTACTACAGTTCGTTGGCGGCCCACGTGCTGGTGCTGGATGCTTCGCTGCAATCAGCCGCAGACATCGCCGCGCTGTTCCCGCAGGTGGATTACCGCCACGTGCCGCAGTTCGCCGAGACCGGGGTTCAGAGCAGGATCGCCCATGGCGTGACCCAGGTGGCCACGCCGTTCATGGCGTTCGTGGGCGACGGAGACTTTCTGATGCATGACGCGCTGGCCCAGTCGGTGGAGTTCCTCGCCACCCACCCGGACTACGGCCTGTGCCACGGCTATTGCCTGATGTACCAAGCCCACGGCGACAAGGTCGAATACTTCCGTCGCGACAAAAAGGGCCAGGAAGACTTCGCCGCCGACAACAGCGACGAGCGCGTCCTGAGCTTCATGGACCACTACATTCCGCCGTTCTACGCCGTCACCCGCACGGCGTTGCTGCAACAGTGGTTTGGCGCACTGCCCCAAGGCATCAGCGGCGAACTGCAGGAGTTCGGTCACGCGTATTTCCTGCTCTCGGCCGCCAAGGCGCGGATCCTGCCGATCCCCTACGTGGTCCGCGAGCTCAACCACCGGCTCTCCGACCGCCCGACGCACATGCTGAAAAAGCTGAGTGACAGCGATCCGTCAGCCGTCCTCGAACGCCACGAATTCGCCGGTTTTCTGGCAGATCTGACCACGGCCGCTGGCGACCTGAATGCAGCCGACGGCACTGAGCAGGTCAAAAGGGCCTATTCCAGCCTTCAAGACTGTCTGGAAGATCAGCGCTCCCTGGGCCTGACCAGCATCGTGCTGTCGCGTTGGAATGACGTGTTCAAACCCGCGGACCGCCAGTTCGGTCCCCGGCAGTTCGTGGAAATGCCGTTTTACAACCAGGCCTTTTTCGATGTGCTGACCGAGATCGAGTTTCTGATCCACGCGCTGCCAGCGGGCAAGCTGCAAATGGAACAGCTCGAGGGCACCTGGGTTCAGCACGAAGTGCTGCTGCGCGCCCACGGCAACGACAACCCCGAAACCATCGCCAACCGCATGTGGGAAGCGATGGCGCTGAACATTTTCAACCCGCACATCGTCGAGCCCCTCGCCGGTCTGATGGCACGTCAGGGCGATCCCGAAGAGGCCGCGCAGATGTCGCGCTGGCTGGAGCGCTTGAACTCGGTCCATCGCCAAGACCATCGCGTGACCCTGGCCGACATGCCATCGGGCCAGCTGTTGCAGTGGCTGAACGCACGTCAGCCGAGCCCGGGCGATGCACAGGCCGTCCTCAACCGCATCGACAGTCTTGGCGGCGGGCCGCAGTTCGGCATTCTGCTGCTGGACCTTAACGATGACATGAACAAACTGCAGGTCACCCTGGACAGCCTGGTCGAAGGCCACTGCAAGACCTTCAAGGTCGTGGTGTTCACCACTGGCGAGCCACCGGCGGCGACCAGTGCGCAAAACACCCTGCATTTCGTCAAAGTCAGCAAGAGCAACTGGGTTGACAAGGTCAACCAGATCGCCCGCCAATCGACCTGCAACTGGCTGATGCTGGCCGAAGTGGGCGATGCCTTCACAGAAGGCGGGCTGTTGCGCGCGTCGCTGGAACTGCAGGCCGCGCCTGAGTGCCGTGCGGTGTTCGCCGATGAAGTTCAACGGGAGGCCAGTGGTGCGCTGACCCATGTCATGCGCCCGGGCTTCAACCTCGACCTGCTGCTGAGCAACCCGACGCTGATGTCCCGTCACTGGCTGGTCCGCCGCGACGTGCTGGTCGAGGCCGGCGGTTATTCCGCCGACTTCGCCCAGGCCGCCGAATTCGAACTGCTGCTGCGCATCATCGAGCAGGGCGGCATGGGCTGGCTGGCCCATCTGGACGAGCCACTGCTGATCACCGACGCGCAACCGCTGGAAGAAAACCCCCAGCAACGTCTGGCCCTGACCCGCCACTTGAGCAATCGGGGCTTCAAGGCCCAGATCAGTCCGGCGGCACCCGGCGCGTGGCGCATCGACTACCGCCACATCCAGCGCCCGCTGGTGTCGATCCTCGTGCATGGCGTTGACGACCTGCCGGTGCTGCAGCGTTGCCTGGCCAGTGTCCTGCTGCGCACCCGCTACGCGAACTATGAAGTGCTGATCGCGGACGATCACAGCGTGTCGGCAGACCTCAGCGAATGGCTGGGCCGCCAGCACAAAGGCCGCGTGCGCGTGATTGCCATGGATCAACCGTTGAGTCAGTCCGCGCTGATCAACGCGCTGCGCGAACAGGCCACCGGCGAATACCTGGCGCTGCTCTCGGCCCACGGCGAAGTCATCAGCCCGAACTGGATCGACGCTTTGCTCAATCAGGCGATGCGCCCGGAAGTCGGCGTGGTCGGTGCCAAGTTGATTGAGCGCGACGGCACGGTCAGCCAGGCGGGGTTGATTCTCGGCATGAACGGCGGTGTCGGTTCCGCGTTTGTCGGCGAAGCAAAAGACGCCGCCGGTTACATGAGCCGTTTGCTGCTGGACCAGAATTATTCGGCGGTGTCCGACGCCTGCCTGATGGTCCGCTCGGCGCTGTTTGACGACGTCGGCGGTATGGATCAAGGGTATTTCTCCGACGCTTTCGCCGATGTGGACCTGTGCCTGAAAGTGGCCCAGGCCGGCTACCTGACGGTGTGGACGCCTTACGTGCAGCTGGTGCATCCGGGTTCGTTGCCCGATGCGCCACAGACGCTGGCCGCGCTGCAAAACAAATGGTCCGGGGCGTTCGCCCAAGACCTGGCGTACAACAAGAATCTGCAACTGAACGGCAAGGGCTTCACCCTCGCTCAGGCCGACGGTTCCAGTTGGGCCGAGCTGCTCGCTTAA